A genomic window from Silene latifolia isolate original U9 population chromosome 11, ASM4854445v1, whole genome shotgun sequence includes:
- the LOC141611448 gene encoding deSI-like protein At4g17486: MLCRRNSCVDVGGSIPVYLNVYDITPINGYAYWFGLGVYHSGVQVHGVEYAFGAHEYPSTGIFEGEPKQCQGFMFRKAILVGWTELTAEEVKKVMEELAKEYRGNAYNLITKNCNHFCNDACIRLSGNPIPSWVNRLARIGFLCNCMIPASVTMARIGQQRKEQKIIEENKKVKSNTSKGLTTLSNSSSSTSSSLSPSDNTTTSASKCTPKKRLVTPSSPLILSSPTISSS, translated from the exons ATGTTGTGTAGGAGGAACTCTTGTGTTGACGTCGGGGGTTCGATTCCTGTTTATCTCAATGTCTACGATATAACACCCATCAATGGTTACGCGTATTGGTTTGGTTTAGGAGTCTACCACTCTGGAGTTCAAG TTCATGGAGTAGAGTATGCATTCGGAGCACACGAGTATCCAAGCACAGGGATTTTCGAAGGAGAGCCGAAACAATGCCAAGGATTTATGTTCAGGAAAGCGATTTTGGTAGGATGGACAGAGTTAACTGCAGAAGAAGTAAAGAAAGTTATGGAGGAATTGGCAAAGGAATACAGAGGAAATGCTTATAATCTTATTACCAAAAACTGTAACCATTTTTGCAATGATGCTTGTATTAGACTTTCTGGGAATCCAATTCCTAGTTGGGTAAATCGCCTCGCAAGAATTG GGTTTCTATGCAATTGTATGATTCCAGCAAGTGTAACGATGGCGAGAATCGGGCAGCAGAGGAAAGAACAGAAGATAATAGAGGAAAACAAGAAAGTAAAGAGCAATACTTCAAAGGGGTTAACAACATTATCCAATTCATCGTCGTCTACTTCGTCTTCTTTATCGCCTTCCGATAATACGACTACTTCTGCAAGTAAGTGTACACCAAAAAAGCGATTAGTAACTCCATCTTCACCTTTGATTTTGAGTTCTCCAACTATTAGCAGTTCCTAA
- the LOC141613153 gene encoding uncharacterized protein LOC141613153 → MLVSWLSITLTPEVKSLLPKFENAKKLWDALQERFGVVDGSRIQQLLGGLRDCRQVEGMSVTIYYGKLCQLWDDLDKYQPIIDCKCCTSCTSAKQHIDRRESERLHSFLLGLLPQPYSSLRSVILAQTPLPTVARAYHMVCHEERVRGIGAIPEPKLEIASFNVNSTSLPPPSSQLSRTERQKLHCTHCKRNGHDRSMCFDLIGETPDWYYELKATRRGSGRGSAGHGRGGGRGNGGDRSRDDGSSSRTEEKPAASNAVHTSAAGTSTAASPTASASLVNVYGTPTHDHSGKWLIDTGCSHHVTGNFTLLNDVQTIPRRVVGLPDGSKIHASLVGRDRATRETIGNGERLDGLYYLRATVESVHVTHTGSSSLTLWHNRLGHPSEQIFKHLPFLRALSV, encoded by the exons ATGTTGGTTTCGTGGTTGTCCATCACCCTCACCCCGGAGGTTAAGTCCCTCCTTCCGAAATTTGAGAATGCGAAGAAGCTGTGGGATGCCCTACAGGAACGGTTTGGCGTCGTTGACGGGTCACGCATACAGCAGCTCCTTGGTGGACTCCGCGATTGTCGTCAGGTTGAAGGTATGTCTGTTACGATTTACTATGGAAAACTGTGTCAATTATGGGATGATCTCGATAAATATCAACCCATAATTGACTGCAAGTGTTGTACTAGTTGCACGAGTGCTAAGCAACACATTGATCGCCGTGAGTCTGAGCGGTTGCACTCGTTTCTGCTTGGCTTACTCCCACAGCCATACTCGTCTCTTAGGTCCGTTATTTTGGCCCAAACACCCCTCCCTACGGTGGCTCGGGCCTACCATATGGTTTGTCACGAGGAACGGGTCCGTGGTATTGGCGCTATTCCTGAACCCAAACTGGAAATTGCTAGTTTTAATGTGAATAGCACTAGTCTCCCTCCTCCATCGTCCCAATTGTCGCGTACTGAGCGTCAAAAATTACATTGCACTCACTGTAAACGCAATGGACACGACCGTAGCATGTGCTTTGACTTAATTGGTGAAACCCCGGATTGGTATTATGAACTTAAGGCTACTAGACGAGGTTCTGGTCGTGGCTCTGCTGGACATGGTCGTGGGGGTGGCCGTGGCAATGGTGGTGATCGATCTCGGGATGATGGCAGTAGCAGCCGAACAGAGGAGAAACCGGCTGCTAGTAATGCCGTGCACACGTCAGCCGCGGGTACGTCGACTGCTGCTTCTCCAACTGCTTCCGCATCTCTGGTAAATGTGTATGGTACACCTACTCATGATCATTCGGGTAAGTGGCTCATTGATACGGGTTGTTCTCATCATGTTACCGGTAACTTTACTCTTCTTAATGATGTTCAAACAATTCCGCGTCGTGTTGTTGGGTTGCCTGATGGCTCGAAAATACACGCTTCCCTTGTGGGTCGT GACCGGGCTACGAGGGAGACGATTGGCAATGGTGAGCGGCTAGACGGTCTTTACTACCTTCGCGCTACTGTGGAATCCGTCCATGTCACGCATACTGGATCGTCTTCTCTTACATTATGGCATAACAGATTAGGACATCCGTCTGAGCAAATTTTTAAGCATCTTCCTTTTTTACGAGCACTCTCTGTCTAA